The sequence below is a genomic window from Flagellimonas marinaquae.
TATCGCCTTGGATGGATGGAACGAGTTGAAAAGTTTTCCGTGCTCCATATGTCGATTCCACTGTTACTTGGGAGTTTAATCGAACCACATCGTCCGGCATATCCATTTCATCTTCAACCATTGCCATACCAATTTTTTCGCTCAACCGCTCCAGTGCATCTTTATGAGAGTAGTCCTCATAATACCTATAGAAAATAAGCAATTTTTTTAAGGTAACAAAGTCCTTTTTCTCCAAAATCAGCCTTCCATATTTCATTCTCAGTACTTAGCGAACAGGACACGAATCGCATCCAATATTTGGCAGGATAGCGCAAAGTATATGCCACAGGAAAGCGTTGTTAAATATTGTTAGCTTTATGTTGCTGACTACCAATTATTTATAATATGTTGATGTTGAAGAGATCTTTAGTAAATCGGGTAAAAAATACCCAGGTGGAACATTTTGACCCGGTCAAAGATGCCGGTTAAACTGCTAGAGAAATATTGCCCGCATAAAAGTTTGTTATGCACAGTTTCCACAAACCCCGGTAACTACACAATTGGCCTTTTCCATAACGTAACCAGCTGGCAATTTGATCTGTATTTCTTGATCTAAACAGGATATCGTGTCGCACGAAGTGCACCTAAAATGAAAATGGTGCTCCATAGGATCGTTTTGTTTGCACTTCTGAATAGCAAAGTATTGCTTTCCATCTTCTGCCACAATG
It includes:
- a CDS encoding GreA/GreB family elongation factor codes for the protein MKYGRLILEKKDFVTLKKLLIFYRYYEDYSHKDALERLSEKIGMAMVEDEMDMPDDVVRLNSQVTVESTYGARKTFQLVPSIQGDINKKTVSVVSMVGANLVGHAVDDLIQFGFPSDVQSFRIVDVAKNHRLSSSFEV
- a CDS encoding Fur family transcriptional regulator, with the protein product MKRRNTPSKQAVLDILLKSDEAISHDVIMGMVDLDINRATVYRILNQFCEDGLVHSIVAEDGKQYFAIQKCKQNDPMEHHFHFRCTSCDTISCLDQEIQIKLPAGYVMEKANCVVTGVCGNCA